A region of the Curvibacter sp. AEP1-3 genome:
TCGGCGTGCCGGAGCCGCAGAAATACAAGGTAGCCGTTGCGGTGCTGGGCGAGCGGGCGCGCCTGACCGGCACGGCCGATGCGATCGCCGGGGCCGACCTGATCATCCTCGCGGTGCCGCACACGGCCACGGCCGGCATCGCGCAGAGCGTGGCCGACTGGCAGGGCAGGGTGCTGGTGGACGCCACCAACCCGCTGGCGCCGGGGCTGGCCGGGTTGACCCTGGGAACCACCACCTCGGGCGCCGAGGTGCTAGCGCAGCAGGCTAGGGGCGCGCGCGTTGTAAAAGCCTTTAATTGCACCGGCGCCGAGAACATGGCCGAGGCGGGCTATGCCGGTGGCTTGCCCATGATGCCGGTCTGCGGCGATGACGCCGATGCGCGACAGCACGTGATGGCGCTGGCCACTTTGATTGGCTTCGAAGCGGTGGACATGGGACCGCTGATGGCCGCGCGCTACTTGGAGCCGTTCGCCATGACCTGGATCCACCTAGCGTTCCGCCAAGGCATGGGCCGACGTTTTGCCTTCGGGTTACTGCGTCGTGGCTGAAAGGCAAACGATGACATTCCGTGACGATCTGCCCCGACATGCCAACGGCCGCACGGCGACTTGGTTCGAATTGTTCTTCGACTTGGTGTTCGTGGTCGCGGTGGCGCAGCTCTCAGGCGCATACGCGCATCACTATGACTTGGCCGGGGCGCTGGTATTCGCGCTGGCCTTCTTGGCCATGTGGTGGTGCTGGCTGGGCCACACCTTTCACGCGACACGGTTCGACGACGACAGCAGCCGTCGGCGTGGGCTGGGTTTCCTGCAGATCGTGACGGTGGCGCTGATCGGCTACGGCGTGTCGGATCCACTGGGTGATCGTGCTTGGGCGTTTGGCAGCGGCATCGCGGCCTTCAAAGCGCTGCTTGCGCTGGCCTACCGGGGTGAGCGGCACTGGCGTGGGGCTTTCGGACTGATCCGCGTTTACACCACGCTTTACGCGCTGCAGGCGCTGCTGTGGCTGGCGGGCTCGGTATCCGAGCCGCTGCGCTGGGCGACTTGGGGTCTCGCGCTTGGGCTGGACTTGGCATCGCCCTGGTTGGTGGCGAGGCACACCGCGGCGGTGCCGCCCCACCCCGAGCACCTGCCCGAGCGCTTCGGACTATTCACCATCATCCTGCTCGGAGAAGGCATGGCCGCAGTGGTGCACGCACTGGACCACGTCGAGAAACTGAACCCGTCCTCGGTAGTCGCGGCTCTGGTCGGTGCGACGCTGAGTTTTGGGCTGTGGATGCTGTACTTCCGCCGCGTCAAGGGCCAAGACGAGCGCCACATCACCGACGCGGTAGGCGGCCAGCGCCTGCGGCTCTGGGCCTACGGCCATGTTCCTCTCTACATGGGCATCGCGAGTCTAGCGGCCGGCACTGTGGCGCTAGCAGCGCCAGGGGCACTTACTCCCACGTCAGCTTTGATTTATCTTGGTGGTCTGACGCTGACGCTGATTGGCATGCTCGTACTTAAACAGGCTGGACAAAACACCGACCACGACTAAAGCCTGACACAAGGGATGACTAGGTGTAGCTGGCTACTTTCTTGCCTCTTGCCAGAGGCAGGTTGATCCCTTTTAGTCAAAACGCGACTGGTAGAGCAGCGCACTGCCCCAATCAATGATTCTCGTAGCCCAAAGCAGTGCCTGCTGTTTGGCAGGTTACCGGCCTTGTTGATCTCCGACTGAAAGACAACCGCCTTGGCATTCCGACCTTGCGTAGGTTCACCTCGTGGACCTACGTCGGCTGTCCGCTTACAAAACATGATTCTTGTCTGCGAAAAGACCGTTTAGGGTCGACAGCCGCTGAGGGCCAATAGCAAGTGCTCGTCAATGTCCGCTTACGAGCATCGAAATTGATGCAATGAAATTCCGCATTGGGTCGATAGCCGCTAAGGGCCATTTACCATCATCGAGCAATGACGGCTTTAGAGCAATGTGACTTAGCAGCTGAATTTAGCCGGTGTTTGAAGGGTCGAAACTTCAGCTAGTGGGTACGCAGAGTCACTTGTAGTCTTAGGCACGAGCTACCGCTACGGGCCAAATCTTAAAACCACTCAGCAATTGACCCCCTGCCTTAGCGGATTGAGTTAGTCATCAGACCGCCTTCCGATGTGCCGACGACATGAAGCAAACATGTCACGAAGTCAGGTATCGAGGACGATAGGCACTGCAACTTGAGCCGCAATGAGCTGCTCAATTGGCGTGTACAGATCAACGTCCACCCCAGGCGTTTGGATGGATACGATGAGGCTGTATCGTGCAGGCAAGCCGTATCTCTCCTGCGCCTGCCGAGTTCGCCACCAGCCGTTGGCGGGATACACCCCGATGAAGCCACGACTCGCCAGCTCTGCCGCGCTGCCCCGCCAGATGTCGTGATGCAACGAACCACGATGACGAAGCCCCTCTCCCAGCAACCATTCGGGGTCAGCAGGCGCAGCGACGCGCCCCTCCTCCTCTCGTACCGTGGCTGCATTGATCCGCGCCTGAAAGTTCTCGACTGACTCCAAGGGACGCCGAACTGCAAAGCGTAGTCGGTGGGACGGGTAGTGATACTTTGAGGTGCTGCCGCGAGCGGATGGATTGGGTTCGATGAAGTAGGAAAGCGTCACCCGCATTTCAACTTGGGTGTCCTGTAGAGCCTCTAGTTGTTCAAGAGGCCACGGCAACGCATGAAAGTTCATCTCCCTGGTCTTGATGGCGCTGCCATCTTTGACATACGGGTTGAGCTGATCTTCAAGCACGAGGGACAGCGAATTCCCCGCACTCCAAAGTGCACGATCCAGATTCGGAACACCCCATCCACAGTGCTTGATGAGCGCCAAGTTTTCCTGCTTGGTCCGCTGCGCACCCTGAGCCGGGAACATTTGCAGCATGGCTTCAGTCCATTCAGCCGAACTCACAATCAGCGCACGTACTGTCTCTGGACGTAGCTGCGGATAGGCAGCCATGATCTGCGCGGCCATGCGGGCGCACAACGCCGAGGCGGCGCTTGTGGCGTTTGTTGTCCAGAACAGCCTAGTCAACGGTTGATTGTTGGTTGTAAGCAGCTCCAGGCTACCAAAATTGTCCGCCGCAACGCCATCTGACGCGGCGTTACCGCCTTCAAACACAACATCAGGCTTCAGGGGCCAAGCTCTATTTGTCCATTGAGAAGAGGTAGTCGTGAACGGACTCAATGCGCCCTCAGGCGCAATCGGCGTGAACGCGGCAGCGTTCGGCTCATTCAAGTTGACCTTGGTACTGAACGCGCCAACAGTCAGTGCGTTCCAAGATTGGCCGGGATCATGGATTTGGTTGACGGACAAGCTCGCCGGATACTGCATCCAGTGATTCCGGTCGTCGATGTTGCCGGCTGAGAGAACAAAAAGCCGGGGGAACGCGCCTTCGCCCAGTGCGTCAGATGCAAGCGCGTCTACTGTGGAAGACCACGAAGAAGGCCGGCCAAAATCGCGGTAATCGGTAGCCGTAACCGCCGACGTGAATACTCTCTTGCGCTCGCCGAAATGCGCCTCAGGCAGAGTGACGGCATCGATAAACAGTCGCGCATGATGCTTGTCATCTCCCGCATTTGCCCCCTGATTCGGAGTCAGCTTGACGGACTCCAGGCGGTGGCCGATCTGAACAGGTTCGTTTGAGGCCAAGTACTCGTGCAGGTCGCCATAGGCGGCCAGCCCTGCAAGACCAGTGCCATGATTTGCTTGGTCGTGTGCCCCCCAAGCGGCATTGACGGTGTGAAGGTCTGCATGATCCATCAATGGCTCAAGCAGTGGGTGAGCTCGATTGACTCCCGAATCAAGGAGGCAGACACGCGGCACGTCGTTGGTGTCGAGTGGAATCTGAAGCCGCGCCGCGAGGTCAGTAGCCCATTGGCGCTGCTCTGGAATGGTCAGCCCAACAAAGAAGGCTGCCGTATCTTTCGCTCGACGCAATTCCGCTACGCAATTCAACAGCATCACGGACTGCGCCAGTTGCCGTTGGGAGCCGTACATCATTACGACTGAGCGCTCTGGAAATTCAACGACAGCATCACTCACTTGGCATTCAGCCATCGCCGCGATGCGCCGGAAATCATGGAGGTAGTGGCCTGCATTACCCTTTGCACGGCGCAGCCAAACTTCCCACCAGAACGGCTCGTCCTGATTAGCAGGCAGCAGCTCCGGGGCATCCGTCCACAGGCCTGACATCACAGAGCTCCGAATGCTGCCTATGGTGTTCAAAAGCTTTTTGTTGTCGCGGGCAACGCCCGCCTCAGTCTTTCGCTCGTTTAGGTAATCGACAATTAACTTCTCAAAGTGCTGAAGCTGTCCATCTGGAACAAAGACATTAGCGACTACTGCCTTGCCATCGACCTCTTGGACACTCAGCAACTCAATGCCTTTGTGCTTGGCTTCAGAGGCAAGCTTTTCGAACGCCAATTCAGCGTCTGGCCGAGACAAAAATTGGATCTGGATGCCTAGCCCAGCTTCCAAGCCGATCTCCACCTGACGCTCCTTGACCAACGCAGCCAGCGGCTTCAGCTCCTGAAGTTGCGCGTTTAGCGCTCCGCCATGCTGAGCCCGATTCAATTCGGGAATGACAGGTTTCGCACCACCGGTGGCCTTATGGGCGGTGTACGGCTTCGCTTCAGAAGTTTTTTCTAATACGAGATGATGGCGCTTATGGTTGGCTTGATCCGGCATTGTTTGACAGGTGCTTATTGTTTTGAGCCAGCTTTGTACTTATGAGGCGGCGTTCCCCTAACGCGCGCTCAAGCTCGGCCCGTTGCACTTTGGGTTGGTCATGCATGATTGCAT
Encoded here:
- a CDS encoding S8 family peptidase; translated protein: MPDQANHKRHHLVLEKTSEAKPYTAHKATGGAKPVIPELNRAQHGGALNAQLQELKPLAALVKERQVEIGLEAGLGIQIQFLSRPDAELAFEKLASEAKHKGIELLSVQEVDGKAVVANVFVPDGQLQHFEKLIVDYLNERKTEAGVARDNKKLLNTIGSIRSSVMSGLWTDAPELLPANQDEPFWWEVWLRRAKGNAGHYLHDFRRIAAMAECQVSDAVVEFPERSVVMMYGSQRQLAQSVMLLNCVAELRRAKDTAAFFVGLTIPEQRQWATDLAARLQIPLDTNDVPRVCLLDSGVNRAHPLLEPLMDHADLHTVNAAWGAHDQANHGTGLAGLAAYGDLHEYLASNEPVQIGHRLESVKLTPNQGANAGDDKHHARLFIDAVTLPEAHFGERKRVFTSAVTATDYRDFGRPSSWSSTVDALASDALGEGAFPRLFVLSAGNIDDRNHWMQYPASLSVNQIHDPGQSWNALTVGAFSTKVNLNEPNAAAFTPIAPEGALSPFTTTSSQWTNRAWPLKPDVVFEGGNAASDGVAADNFGSLELLTTNNQPLTRLFWTTNATSAASALCARMAAQIMAAYPQLRPETVRALIVSSAEWTEAMLQMFPAQGAQRTKQENLALIKHCGWGVPNLDRALWSAGNSLSLVLEDQLNPYVKDGSAIKTREMNFHALPWPLEQLEALQDTQVEMRVTLSYFIEPNPSARGSTSKYHYPSHRLRFAVRRPLESVENFQARINAATVREEEGRVAAPADPEWLLGEGLRHRGSLHHDIWRGSAAELASRGFIGVYPANGWWRTRQAQERYGLPARYSLIVSIQTPGVDVDLYTPIEQLIAAQVAVPIVLDT
- a CDS encoding low temperature requirement protein A produces the protein MTFRDDLPRHANGRTATWFELFFDLVFVVAVAQLSGAYAHHYDLAGALVFALAFLAMWWCWLGHTFHATRFDDDSSRRRGLGFLQIVTVALIGYGVSDPLGDRAWAFGSGIAAFKALLALAYRGERHWRGAFGLIRVYTTLYALQALLWLAGSVSEPLRWATWGLALGLDLASPWLVARHTAAVPPHPEHLPERFGLFTIILLGEGMAAVVHALDHVEKLNPSSVVAALVGATLSFGLWMLYFRRVKGQDERHITDAVGGQRLRLWAYGHVPLYMGIASLAAGTVALAAPGALTPTSALIYLGGLTLTLIGMLVLKQAGQNTDHD